The genomic window TGTGGAATGCCGGTTGTCTCCGGGATTTTCGTCGGGTTCCGTCTGGTACCGAGATCCTCGGCGCCGGGATGGACATTGACCAAGGCGTAGTCTGTGTGGCCGTGATACATTCCCTCGAATTTGAGCACCTTTTCTTTGCCTGTGTAGGCTCTGGCCAATCGAATGGCGCTCATGATGGCCTCAGTTCCAGTGCTGATGAATTTCGCCAGATCGCTAGACGGGACCATCTCGTTGAGAAGGTGGGCCGCCTCGTGTTCCTTTTCGTATGAAGTAGCGAAGTACGGCCCGTTGTCGATCTGTTGTTTAACAGCCTCGATCTGTCTAGAAGGACTGTGACCGTTGATTATCGCTGAGACACCAGCGTGGAAGTCGATGTAGTTGTTCCCGTCTACGTCAGTGAGTTCAGCCCCGCTGCCGCTCTCCATGAAAACCATCGGATAGGGGGCGTACGATCCACTGCCGCGGTAGTTCGACGATGTAGACTCGGGGATCTCTTGACTAGCTCGTCGTTGAAGTTCGATCGATCGCGAGAACTTCTCGAGCCTCTTGTTTCCGTACTGGGTGAACTGCTTTTCAGCTACGGAACGCTCTTCCGACTCGGGCGTACCCATAGCAAGTTGTTACCAAGACTCATAATAAACATTCCGCAGGGTTCCCTCTGATTTCACACATTTATAGATAGAGTGCAGTCGGCGCGAACTCTTATGTAATACCTCTCTGAGCAGTGTAGTATGCGACCTGACCTCATGACCACCGCCCCGGGGGACTGGAGTGCCCGCACCGCGCCGGAAATCCGCGAGTTGGCACGTACAGATGGTTCGGTGCTGATAGTTCCCATCGGCAGTATCGAACAACACGGTCGGCATCTCCCAGTCGCCACGGATTCGCTGCTCGTCTCTGCTGTCGCGCAGTTCGGCGTCGAGCGTGTCCGCGAAGAGGTCCCCGTCCTAACGTTGCCTACGTTCTGGAGTGGCTACTCTCCGCATCACCTCTCGTTTGGTGGCACGGTCTCACTGGAGTTCGAACACATGCAGCACGCCCTTGAGGATGTGGTCGATTCGGCACTGTCGAATGGCTTCGATGCGGTACTACTTCTCAACGGGCACGGCGGCAATGCCGCGCTCGTAGACGGAACCGTCAGCACGGTCGGAACTGAGCATCCCTCGGCGGAGGTGCTGGGGCTGACGTATTTCCAACTCGCTGAATCATTCATCGACGAGATCAGAGAGAGTGACCCGGGCGGGATGGGGCACGGCGGTGAGTTTGAGACTTCGTTGATGATGTACCTCCATGAGGACCTAGTCAGAACGGATGAACTGGACGGTACACCAATGGATGAACCCTACGACAAAGCGCTGGATGATATGTTCGCAGGTGGGCCTCTTGGTGTCTATCGGAGCTTCGAGGAATACTCAGAGACTGGCGCAATTGGTAATCCGGGTTTAGCAACCCCGGAGAAAGGACAGCGAATGTACGAGCGACTCGGGGATGAGTTGGAGGCAGTCTTGCGGCAGATCCACGACCAGAACACCGAGTGACCCACCGCGGAACCGAGGCCAGAGGCATTCGCTGCCTACCGGAGGCGATAAAATGAATGCCTGAATCAGGGCTACTTCGGAGTGCTGTCGATATTGACGGTCACGTTTTTGACCTGACTCATCTCATCGATCGTGTACTGACCGCCGATACGACCGACCCCGCTATCGGTCTTCG from Halobaculum magnesiiphilum includes these protein-coding regions:
- a CDS encoding creatininase family protein, translating into MRPDLMTTAPGDWSARTAPEIRELARTDGSVLIVPIGSIEQHGRHLPVATDSLLVSAVAQFGVERVREEVPVLTLPTFWSGYSPHHLSFGGTVSLEFEHMQHALEDVVDSALSNGFDAVLLLNGHGGNAALVDGTVSTVGTEHPSAEVLGLTYFQLAESFIDEIRESDPGGMGHGGEFETSLMMYLHEDLVRTDELDGTPMDEPYDKALDDMFAGGPLGVYRSFEEYSETGAIGNPGLATPEKGQRMYERLGDELEAVLRQIHDQNTE